Proteins from a single region of Runella sp. SP2:
- a CDS encoding ABC transporter ATP-binding protein produces the protein MSHILEAHDIVKQYATHRALDGVSLNVPKGCIFGLLGPNGAGKTSLIRIITQITAPDEGYVLFDGQRLQPNHIQDIGYLPEERGLYKKMKVGEQLLYLAQLKGLSEREAMDKLKVWIKKFDIKTWWTKSIEDLSKGMQQKVQFVATVMHEPKLIILDEPFSGFDPINANLIKDEILELRQRGTTIIFSTHRMESVEELCDHIALVNKSRIILNGSKKEIKNQFKENSYSVRYHGALGELSSDFELITTKDTGEGVQQASIRLVGDATVNQLLGNLIQQVELVSFHENIPSFNDIFIKAVGSDAPDESK, from the coding sequence ATGTCTCACATTCTCGAAGCGCATGACATTGTCAAGCAATATGCTACTCATCGCGCCCTTGATGGCGTTAGTCTTAATGTTCCCAAAGGATGTATTTTCGGGTTACTTGGGCCCAACGGTGCGGGGAAAACATCGTTGATTCGTATCATTACCCAAATCACAGCCCCCGATGAAGGGTATGTGTTGTTTGATGGCCAGCGCCTTCAGCCCAACCACATTCAGGACATTGGGTACTTGCCCGAGGAACGTGGTTTGTACAAAAAAATGAAAGTAGGCGAGCAGCTGCTTTATTTGGCTCAGCTCAAAGGCTTGTCGGAGCGCGAAGCCATGGATAAGCTGAAGGTTTGGATAAAAAAGTTTGATATCAAAACTTGGTGGACAAAAAGCATCGAAGACCTTTCAAAAGGAATGCAACAAAAGGTGCAGTTTGTGGCGACGGTGATGCACGAACCTAAACTGATTATCCTGGACGAACCTTTTTCGGGTTTTGACCCCATCAACGCCAACCTCATCAAAGACGAAATTTTGGAGCTTCGCCAACGTGGTACGACGATTATCTTTTCGACCCACCGAATGGAATCCGTAGAAGAGCTCTGCGACCACATTGCGCTCGTTAACAAATCGAGAATTATTTTGAATGGCAGTAAAAAGGAAATCAAAAATCAGTTTAAAGAAAACAGCTACTCGGTACGCTATCATGGTGCATTAGGAGAATTATCTTCTGATTTTGAATTAATTACTACCAAAGATACGGGCGAGGGCGTACAGCAAGCTTCGATTCGATTGGTAGGGGATGCCACCGTTAATCAATTGCTCGGAAACCTCATCCAACAAGTGGAATTGGTTTCTTTTCACGAAAATATTCCTTCTTTCAACGACATTTTTATCAAAGCCGTAGGTAGCGATGCTCCCGACGAATCAAAATAA
- a CDS encoding ABC transporter permease — MKNIFLVLKREYLVRVRKKSFIVMTFLTPILIAAFYGIIVWAAVGSFKSEHKTIQVIDESGLFKDKFKSDKNTTFELISGPVATAQKKLKGKEDNLLVHIPADIMEHPNGLQIYAEKNIGPMLKNRIEKVVQQGLRNIKLSKAGITQQVIEDANQDVDAQTYSLDDEGKSQSSSTMAAYVAGYAAAFLLYIFILVYGAGVMQGVMEEKSNRIIEVIISSVKPFHLMLGKILGVAAVGLTQFVLWGLLTFGVSSATQTLFGFNRFTATEEVMKKQAEQADPEVKKEMEKQQNNTLQTIENFSKSAQSLPLAKIFFCFLFYFLGGYLLYSSLYAAIGASVENQQEAGQFTFPIMLPIIAAIVFAQLAINQPDGSLAFWTSMIPFTSPVVMMARIPFGVPAWEIALSMALLVLGFIGTTWLAARIYRIGILMYGKKVNYKELSKWLFYKG; from the coding sequence ATGAAAAACATTTTCCTTGTTCTCAAGCGCGAATACCTCGTACGGGTACGCAAAAAGTCATTCATTGTAATGACCTTCCTAACGCCTATTTTGATTGCGGCTTTTTACGGAATCATTGTTTGGGCGGCAGTAGGCTCGTTTAAAAGCGAGCACAAAACCATTCAGGTGATTGACGAAAGTGGATTGTTCAAAGACAAATTCAAGAGCGATAAAAATACCACTTTTGAGCTCATCAGTGGGCCTGTGGCCACGGCACAGAAGAAACTAAAGGGTAAAGAAGATAACTTACTCGTCCATATTCCTGCTGACATTATGGAGCACCCCAATGGCTTGCAGATTTATGCCGAAAAGAACATTGGGCCTATGCTCAAAAACCGCATTGAGAAGGTAGTTCAGCAGGGGTTGAGAAACATCAAATTGTCAAAAGCAGGAATTACGCAGCAAGTGATTGAAGATGCGAACCAAGATGTTGATGCCCAGACGTATAGCCTTGATGATGAAGGTAAATCTCAGTCGAGCAGTACCATGGCGGCCTACGTGGCAGGCTATGCAGCGGCTTTTTTGTTGTACATCTTTATTCTGGTCTATGGTGCGGGAGTGATGCAAGGGGTCATGGAAGAAAAATCAAACCGTATTATTGAGGTGATTATTTCGTCGGTGAAGCCTTTTCATTTGATGTTGGGTAAAATTTTGGGAGTGGCGGCCGTAGGACTTACCCAGTTTGTGTTGTGGGGACTGCTTACGTTTGGGGTGTCGAGCGCTACTCAAACGCTCTTTGGCTTCAATCGCTTTACAGCTACGGAGGAGGTGATGAAAAAACAAGCCGAGCAAGCCGACCCCGAAGTGAAAAAAGAGATGGAGAAACAACAAAATAATACCTTGCAGACAATCGAAAATTTTTCAAAATCGGCGCAATCGCTGCCACTCGCCAAGATTTTCTTTTGCTTTTTGTTCTATTTCTTGGGCGGGTATTTATTGTATAGCTCGCTGTACGCGGCCATCGGTGCTTCGGTCGAAAACCAACAAGAAGCGGGGCAGTTTACTTTCCCGATTATGCTACCTATCATTGCAGCCATTGTTTTTGCCCAATTGGCCATCAATCAGCCCGATGGTTCGTTGGCTTTCTGGACGTCGATGATTCCGTTTACGTCGCCTGTGGTGATGATGGCGCGGATTCCGTTTGGAGTGCCTGCGTGGGAAATTGCTCTTTCGATGGCGCTGCTCGTGCTTGGGTTTATCGGAACAACTTGGCTTGCCGCGCGGATTTATCGTATCGGTATTTTGATGTACGGTAAAAAGGTGAATTACAAAGAGTTGTCTAAGTGGTTGTTTTATAAAGGATAA
- the lepB gene encoding signal peptidase I, translating into MESKEKVQEKAASSKPKKSAFREWVDSVVFAVVAATFIRWLFFTPFTIPSSSMEKTLLVGDFLFVSNLHYGARTPVTPLQIPLTHQTIWGTSIPSFSTLIQLPMYRLPGFTHIKRNDVVVFNYPGDADEPFEDVSIGNGGYKDFPVDLRNNFIKRCVAVSGDVLEIKNAEVYINGVKAPVPPHAELYYRMESSDVLDDRFFDKENIQDYSALPPDSARTGIHSYQIRTTPEIVETLKKYDFVRSIQQIARYNASISEPGIYPAVLAQNQEFYGPIQIPKKGLTITLDSVNIAKYGHVIKYFDYNDAEKVNVTKTQISIDGKPLTQYTFKQDYFFMMGDNRYESADSRFWGFVPEDHIVGKALFTWMSIDPNPKSFIHKIRWNRLFKLIE; encoded by the coding sequence ATGGAATCAAAAGAAAAAGTACAAGAAAAAGCAGCGTCGTCAAAGCCTAAAAAATCGGCTTTTCGCGAGTGGGTCGATTCGGTAGTGTTTGCGGTAGTGGCGGCGACCTTCATTCGGTGGCTGTTTTTTACGCCTTTTACCATTCCGTCTTCGTCAATGGAAAAAACGCTACTCGTGGGTGATTTTTTGTTTGTGAGTAACCTCCATTATGGTGCTCGAACCCCCGTGACACCGTTGCAAATTCCGCTGACGCACCAAACCATTTGGGGAACATCGATTCCTTCTTTTTCGACCTTGATTCAGTTGCCGATGTATCGTTTGCCAGGTTTTACCCACATCAAACGCAACGATGTAGTGGTATTCAACTACCCAGGTGATGCCGACGAACCGTTTGAAGATGTGTCGATTGGGAACGGAGGTTATAAAGACTTTCCTGTCGATTTGAGAAATAACTTTATCAAACGTTGCGTGGCTGTTAGTGGTGATGTGCTTGAGATTAAAAACGCAGAAGTGTATATCAACGGCGTAAAAGCTCCCGTACCTCCGCACGCCGAGCTTTATTACCGGATGGAGTCGAGCGATGTGTTGGATGATCGCTTTTTTGACAAAGAAAATATTCAAGATTATAGCGCACTTCCTCCTGATTCTGCGCGGACTGGAATACACAGTTATCAAATCAGAACGACGCCTGAAATCGTTGAAACGCTCAAAAAATACGATTTTGTGCGTTCGATTCAGCAAATAGCTCGCTACAATGCTAGCATCTCAGAACCAGGCATTTACCCCGCAGTACTTGCCCAAAACCAAGAGTTTTACGGGCCTATTCAGATTCCTAAAAAAGGGCTAACCATCACGTTGGATTCGGTTAATATTGCCAAATATGGACACGTGATTAAGTATTTTGACTACAACGATGCCGAAAAAGTAAATGTCACAAAGACGCAAATCAGCATCGACGGCAAGCCACTGACGCAATATACCTTCAAGCAGGACTACTTTTTTATGATGGGGGACAATCGTTATGAGTCGGCCGACTCGCGTTTTTGGGGCTTCGTTCCCGAAGACCACATCGTCGGGAAGGCATTGTTTACGTGGATGTCGATTGACCCGAATCCTAAGTCATTTATTCACAAAATTCGTTGGAACCGCCTATTTAAGTTGATTGAATAG
- the serS gene encoding serine--tRNA ligase, whose amino-acid sequence MLQINFIRENRELTIEGLERKYFKGATEAVDTILGLDKQRRDTQSELDATLAQSNALAKQIGQLMKEGKKEDAEAAKAQTSTLKVRAKSLEESLKEVEEQLQATLVLLPNLPHESVPPGRTPEENVEVYLWGEKPTLPETAKPHWDLIEQYDIIDFKLGTKITGAGFPVYKGKGARIQRAMIQFFLDKAVEAGYMEVQPPILINAESGFGTGQLPDKEGQMYHATADDLYLIPTAEVPITNLYRDVIVNENELPIKNVGYTPCFRREAGSWGAHVRGLNRLHQFDKVEIVQVRKPEESYQALDEMAEHVKGLLQALELPFRIIRLCGGDMGFTSALTYDFEVWSGAQGRWLECSSVSNFETYQANRLKLRYKVDGKTQLLHTLNGSALALPRILAALLENNQTPEGIRIPKALVPYCGFEVIN is encoded by the coding sequence ATGCTACAGATTAACTTCATCCGCGAAAACCGCGAGCTAACCATCGAAGGGTTGGAACGCAAGTATTTTAAAGGGGCTACCGAAGCCGTAGATACCATTTTGGGATTGGACAAACAACGTCGCGATACTCAAAGTGAATTGGACGCTACGTTGGCACAATCCAATGCTTTAGCCAAGCAAATTGGGCAATTGATGAAAGAGGGCAAGAAGGAAGATGCCGAAGCAGCCAAAGCTCAAACTTCCACCTTGAAAGTTCGCGCAAAATCGCTGGAAGAAAGTCTGAAAGAAGTCGAAGAGCAACTTCAAGCGACATTGGTATTGCTCCCCAACCTTCCGCACGAAAGCGTTCCGCCAGGCCGTACGCCCGAAGAAAACGTGGAAGTATATCTGTGGGGAGAAAAACCAACGCTTCCCGAAACGGCAAAGCCACACTGGGACTTGATTGAGCAGTACGACATCATCGACTTCAAACTGGGTACCAAAATCACGGGAGCAGGTTTCCCTGTTTACAAAGGAAAAGGGGCGCGTATTCAACGGGCTATGATTCAATTTTTCTTGGATAAAGCCGTAGAAGCGGGCTACATGGAAGTGCAACCTCCTATCCTTATCAATGCCGAATCAGGCTTTGGTACGGGGCAATTACCCGACAAAGAAGGTCAGATGTACCACGCTACTGCCGACGATTTATATCTTATTCCGACGGCAGAGGTGCCTATCACGAACCTTTACCGCGATGTCATCGTAAACGAAAACGAGCTACCCATCAAAAACGTAGGTTACACGCCTTGTTTCCGCCGCGAAGCGGGAAGCTGGGGCGCGCACGTAAGGGGACTTAATCGCCTTCACCAATTTGATAAAGTAGAGATTGTGCAAGTACGCAAACCCGAGGAGTCGTACCAAGCCCTCGACGAAATGGCGGAACACGTCAAAGGATTGCTTCAAGCGTTGGAATTGCCATTCCGCATCATTCGATTGTGCGGTGGCGATATGGGCTTTACTTCGGCACTCACGTACGATTTTGAAGTATGGTCAGGTGCGCAAGGCCGTTGGTTGGAATGTAGCTCGGTTTCTAACTTTGAAACTTACCAAGCCAATCGCCTCAAGTTGCGTTATAAAGTTGACGGAAAAACGCAGTTGTTACATACCCTCAACGGTTCGGCGTTGGCGTTGCCGCGTATTTTGGCCGCATTACTGGAAAACAACCAAACACCAGAAGGAATCCGCATTCCGAAGGCATTGGTGCCTTACTGTGGGTTTGAGGTAATTAATTAA
- a CDS encoding aspartate kinase: MQVWKFGGTSVGKPERMHSIRNLVTADSGRKIVVLSALSGTTNALISMGDSAKANNEAEVQEKIDALKAHYDAFIKELYSTEEGLQKGQAVVDNEFNFIRSVLKSRPFGLKQDKELVAQGEIMSTQMFQAYLEEVGESSVLLPALDFMRIDHDGEPELETIEQLLSEMLSHHPEKQIVVTQGFICRNPRGEVDNLKRGGSDYTASLIGGAIRAEEIQIWTDIDGMHNNDPRIVKRTFPIRELTFEEAAELAYFGAKILHPSTITPAKLRGVPVRLKNTMEPEAFGTLIATTTTDREIKAIAAKDGLTAIYIHSTRMLNAYGFLRRVFEIFEKYKTPVDMITTSEVSVSVTIDNDTHLSEITAELSEIADLEEHDRDLSIICIVGDFKADKEGIALKVFEAMKHIPIRMISYGASEHNLSILVWSKDKAEALNVLNERLFYYEDAMKTIFNAQ; the protein is encoded by the coding sequence ATGCAAGTTTGGAAATTTGGCGGTACGTCGGTAGGAAAACCCGAACGGATGCACTCAATCAGAAATCTCGTGACGGCAGATAGCGGCCGCAAAATCGTAGTATTATCGGCGCTTTCGGGAACCACCAATGCGTTGATTTCGATGGGCGACTCGGCCAAGGCAAACAACGAAGCCGAAGTACAAGAAAAAATAGACGCTTTGAAAGCACACTACGATGCGTTTATCAAAGAATTATATAGCACCGAAGAAGGGCTTCAAAAAGGACAAGCAGTTGTTGACAATGAGTTTAACTTCATTCGTTCGGTGTTGAAGAGTCGCCCTTTTGGCCTCAAACAAGACAAAGAATTGGTGGCACAAGGCGAAATCATGAGTACGCAGATGTTCCAAGCGTATTTGGAAGAAGTGGGTGAAAGTTCGGTACTATTGCCTGCCTTGGATTTTATGCGTATTGACCACGATGGCGAGCCCGAATTGGAAACCATCGAACAACTATTGAGCGAAATGCTTAGCCATCACCCAGAGAAGCAAATCGTGGTTACGCAAGGATTTATCTGCCGCAACCCTCGTGGCGAAGTTGACAACCTCAAGCGCGGTGGGTCTGACTATACAGCATCATTGATTGGTGGGGCGATTCGTGCCGAAGAAATCCAAATTTGGACCGACATCGACGGCATGCACAACAACGACCCTCGCATCGTAAAACGTACGTTCCCCATTCGCGAATTGACGTTTGAGGAAGCGGCGGAGTTGGCGTATTTCGGAGCAAAGATTTTGCACCCAAGCACCATTACTCCTGCCAAATTACGCGGCGTACCCGTTCGTTTGAAAAATACGATGGAGCCAGAAGCCTTTGGTACGCTCATTGCTACCACTACGACCGACCGCGAAATCAAGGCGATTGCTGCCAAAGACGGTCTAACGGCGATTTATATTCACTCGACTCGTATGCTGAACGCCTATGGTTTCTTACGTCGCGTATTTGAGATTTTCGAAAAATACAAAACGCCTGTCGATATGATTACAACCTCGGAAGTATCGGTATCGGTCACCATCGACAACGATACGCACTTGAGTGAAATCACGGCCGAGTTGAGCGAAATCGCTGACTTGGAAGAACACGACCGCGACTTGTCAATCATCTGTATCGTAGGGGATTTCAAAGCCGATAAAGAAGGAATCGCTCTGAAAGTATTCGAAGCTATGAAGCACATTCCTATCCGTATGATTTCGTACGGCGCATCGGAGCACAACCTTTCGATTTTGGTATGGTCAAAAGACAAAGCCGAAGCGCTTAATGTCCTCAATGAGCGTCTCTTCTATTACGAAGATGCAATGAAGACGATTTTTAATGCGCAATAG
- a CDS encoding CBU_0592 family membrane protein has product MTERLIIDILGWVGSVLVVGAYALNISGRLHATTKAYLWANLVGSAFLIVNTLTYGAIPSAMVNIIWVGIALWGMFKRQPNTH; this is encoded by the coding sequence ATGACAGAACGCCTTATTATAGATATTCTCGGATGGGTAGGTTCGGTGCTAGTGGTGGGCGCGTATGCCCTCAACATCAGCGGCAGATTACATGCCACGACGAAGGCTTATTTGTGGGCCAATTTGGTCGGTAGCGCCTTTCTCATTGTTAATACCCTTACGTATGGCGCCATTCCCTCCGCCATGGTGAATATCATCTGGGTTGGCATTGCCCTTTGGGGAATGTTTAAACGGCAGCCCAATACCCACTAA
- a CDS encoding DUF2442 domain-containing protein, which translates to MNPRVKQVTPLGNYELQIVFSNHEVRLFDVKPYLNKGVFEELKDVSLFNSAKVFNGTVTWNNELDFCPDTLYIESK; encoded by the coding sequence ATGAATCCAAGAGTAAAACAAGTCACTCCATTAGGTAATTATGAACTACAAATTGTCTTCTCTAATCACGAAGTACGTTTATTCGATGTAAAACCTTATTTAAACAAGGGCGTTTTTGAAGAACTTAAAGATGTCTCCTTATTTAATTCGGCAAAGGTTTTTAATGGTACGGTTACGTGGAACAATGAGCTTGATTTTTGCCCAGATACTTTATACATAGAAAGCAAATGA
- a CDS encoding DUF4160 domain-containing protein yields MPVISMFYGLIVSLYYFDNKQHHLPHIHVSYSGMEAVFSIESGELIDGNLPKAKQKLVEAWIELRREDLMADWQLAVNGQKIFPIDPLK; encoded by the coding sequence ATGCCTGTCATATCAATGTTCTATGGTTTGATTGTTTCGTTGTATTATTTTGACAACAAACAACACCACTTGCCACATATTCACGTCAGTTACAGCGGGATGGAGGCTGTCTTTTCCATCGAATCAGGTGAGTTGATTGATGGAAATTTGCCAAAAGCCAAACAAAAACTGGTAGAGGCATGGATTGAGCTACGTCGAGAAGACTTAATGGCAGACTGGCAGTTAGCTGTAAATGGGCAAAAAATTTTCCCAATTGACCCTTTAAAATAG
- a CDS encoding glycosyltransferase family 2 protein translates to MNIIVIIPAYNEEAAIGQVISETPRNWVREIVVVDNRSTDQTAIRAQEAGATVVHEALPAYGRACLRGMDYVKSLATPPDIIVFLDGDHSDYPEELPDLVRPILEQNYDMVIGSRSLGKRERGSMTPQQVFGNWLATFLLRLLYGVRYTDLGPFRAIKWDKLLALDMQDKTYGWTVEMQLKAAKQHLKSTEVAVNYRKRIGFSKISGTVKGVVLAGYKIITTIFKYW, encoded by the coding sequence TTGAACATTATTGTCATTATTCCTGCTTACAACGAAGAAGCTGCCATTGGGCAAGTAATCTCCGAAACCCCTCGCAATTGGGTGCGTGAGATTGTCGTTGTCGATAACCGCTCTACCGACCAAACAGCCATTCGTGCCCAAGAAGCAGGGGCGACTGTTGTTCACGAAGCACTGCCTGCCTACGGTAGGGCTTGTTTACGCGGGATGGACTACGTAAAATCGTTGGCAACTCCCCCCGATATTATTGTTTTTTTGGACGGTGACCATTCCGATTACCCCGAAGAACTCCCTGATTTAGTACGACCGATTTTGGAACAAAATTATGACATGGTCATTGGTTCACGGTCTTTAGGTAAGCGTGAACGTGGCTCCATGACTCCCCAACAAGTGTTTGGCAATTGGCTCGCTACGTTTCTGTTACGTCTTCTGTACGGCGTTCGATACACTGATTTAGGCCCCTTTCGTGCCATTAAGTGGGATAAACTTTTGGCCCTTGACATGCAAGATAAAACCTACGGCTGGACGGTCGAAATGCAACTAAAAGCGGCCAAGCAGCACCTCAAATCAACCGAAGTAGCGGTTAACTACCGAAAGCGAATTGGGTTTTCTAAAATATCGGGCACGGTAAAGGGCGTTGTATTAGCAGGTTACAAGATTATCACGACAATTTTTAAGTATTGGTAA
- the bshC gene encoding bacillithiol biosynthesis cysteine-adding enzyme BshC, with protein sequence MHCQPLPLASTGAFPPLFLDYISQKDQLQPFYGLFPVLENFEKQLQQKSTFSQQHREVLVQSLERQYAHLSQKPDFSSLLNENTFTVTTGHQLNIFTGPLYVIYKIVTTINLARQLKAAYPNYDFVPVYWMATEDHDFDEISYFNLFGKKYTWQTQQKGAVGRMNPRELGEALKILPERLPIFEKAYLRHDNLADAVRCYMNDLFGKDGLVCVDGDDAALKRLFLPVIEDELKNSKAFDLVKSTTEAIESLGYHTQISPREINFFYLADGLRERIVKEGDEYKALNSDISFSEAEILALANEHPEQFSPNVVLRPLYQEIILPNLAYIGGPSEVPYWMQLKGVFDHYQVPFPLLLPRNFALYVNAASQKRAEKLGVTVENLFWDDVRLRKSFVEKTSTVSLELAQEKKAIEEVFNDILHKALAIDKTLEGAVNAEKVKMLNTLENLEKRLQKAEERNHETEVNQLLGLKAKLFPSGGLQERSENFLNFYLNDSTFIEKLLAHFNPLDFCFNILTEEGE encoded by the coding sequence ATGCACTGTCAACCCTTACCACTTGCATCCACAGGGGCGTTTCCCCCACTTTTTTTAGATTATATTTCCCAAAAAGACCAGTTGCAGCCATTCTACGGTTTATTCCCTGTTCTTGAAAACTTTGAAAAACAACTTCAGCAAAAGTCCACGTTTAGCCAGCAACACCGTGAAGTGTTGGTGCAATCGCTTGAACGTCAGTATGCTCATTTGAGTCAGAAGCCCGACTTCTCGAGTTTATTGAACGAAAATACATTTACCGTCACCACGGGACATCAGCTCAATATTTTTACTGGACCGTTGTACGTCATTTATAAGATTGTAACGACCATCAACTTGGCGCGTCAGCTCAAAGCTGCTTATCCCAATTATGATTTTGTGCCAGTGTATTGGATGGCAACCGAAGACCACGACTTCGACGAAATCAGTTATTTTAATCTTTTTGGTAAAAAATATACGTGGCAAACCCAACAAAAAGGGGCCGTAGGCCGAATGAACCCGAGAGAGTTGGGGGAAGCGTTGAAAATTTTGCCTGAACGACTGCCTATTTTTGAAAAAGCCTACCTGCGTCACGACAACCTTGCGGATGCTGTGCGTTGTTACATGAACGATTTGTTTGGCAAAGATGGCTTGGTGTGCGTGGATGGTGATGATGCGGCATTAAAACGTTTGTTTTTACCCGTTATCGAAGATGAACTCAAAAATTCAAAGGCGTTTGATTTGGTGAAAAGTACCACGGAAGCCATCGAAAGCCTTGGATACCACACCCAGATTAGCCCGCGCGAAATCAACTTCTTTTATTTGGCGGATGGCCTGCGCGAACGGATTGTAAAAGAAGGCGACGAATACAAAGCGCTCAATTCGGATATTTCATTTTCTGAAGCAGAGATTTTAGCCCTGGCCAATGAGCATCCTGAGCAATTTAGTCCCAACGTTGTACTGCGCCCGTTGTACCAAGAAATCATTTTACCCAACTTAGCCTACATCGGCGGCCCTTCGGAAGTGCCGTATTGGATGCAGTTGAAGGGTGTTTTTGATCATTATCAAGTGCCCTTTCCGTTGTTGTTGCCGCGCAATTTTGCGTTGTATGTAAACGCTGCGAGCCAAAAACGCGCGGAAAAACTAGGAGTGACGGTCGAAAACCTGTTTTGGGATGATGTACGCTTGCGCAAGTCTTTTGTAGAAAAAACATCGACGGTGTCGCTGGAATTGGCGCAGGAAAAGAAGGCGATAGAAGAGGTTTTCAACGACATTTTGCACAAAGCCTTGGCCATTGACAAAACCCTTGAAGGAGCGGTTAATGCCGAAAAAGTGAAAATGCTGAATACACTCGAAAATTTAGAAAAACGCCTTCAAAAAGCCGAAGAGCGCAATCACGAAACGGAAGTAAATCAGTTATTGGGCTTAAAAGCGAAACTTTTCCCGAGCGGAGGGTTGCAGGAGCGTAGTGAAAACTTCCTTAATTTTTATCTCAACGATAGCACATTCATTGAGAAACTATTGGCGCATTTTAATCCCCTTGATTTTTGCTTTAATATTTTGACCGAAGAAGGAGAGTAA
- a CDS encoding CotH kinase family protein, translating into MKNYRLNKLYKLWRLATLGLILVVSCSKGDRPTPISSVIPSGELPTIKPRGNENYLKGNSDYIYNQEKVKTFELIIKDKDLEKLNFDPVNQDYVEGALIFEGDTISPIGVRYKGSIGAFAGCLSNPDWTRPSGQKVCEKLSLQIKINWKERKERFFDLNKLQFHAQNYDKSQLRERLAYWLFAEMGVPSPRSVHARLLINKKYSGLYGLTEEVDNRFAEYFYKEGKGNIYKEVWPLKANGEVQSDAELINALKTNEEQQDIGLIKEFGQAIAASNASNNKDVVRKYMKINELMSYVVVDRAIRHDDGPFHWYCNNETVNSCTNHNYYWFEDKKNRKMHLIPWDMDGTFEHVIKNANEYTSLADKWGGTSNNCLPFAKGSGNLKHRSAACEKLTAAWVAFDQEYASIKSDFQTNFVSNDKILTQLDKWAKQIEPYIIEADNIHNKDIMYAANKRTTTLLVWQNATNTLRSQVKAIQ; encoded by the coding sequence ATGAAAAACTATCGATTAAATAAGCTTTATAAGCTATGGAGGCTTGCTACTTTAGGTTTAATATTAGTTGTTTCTTGCTCAAAAGGAGATAGGCCAACTCCCATAAGTTCTGTTATTCCCAGTGGAGAGTTACCCACTATAAAACCTAGAGGGAATGAAAATTACCTAAAGGGGAACTCTGATTATATCTACAACCAAGAGAAGGTAAAGACTTTTGAACTAATTATTAAAGATAAAGATTTAGAAAAGCTCAATTTCGACCCTGTCAATCAAGATTATGTAGAAGGAGCTTTGATATTTGAGGGGGATACGATTAGCCCAATTGGTGTACGTTACAAAGGTTCGATTGGGGCGTTTGCAGGTTGTTTGTCTAATCCAGATTGGACGCGGCCTTCTGGTCAAAAGGTTTGTGAAAAGCTCAGTTTACAAATAAAAATTAACTGGAAAGAGCGCAAAGAGCGTTTTTTTGACTTAAATAAGCTTCAATTTCATGCGCAAAACTACGACAAGTCCCAGCTTCGTGAACGCCTAGCGTATTGGCTTTTTGCCGAAATGGGCGTTCCTTCTCCACGTTCAGTGCACGCACGACTGCTTATCAATAAAAAATATTCGGGATTATACGGCCTAACGGAAGAGGTAGATAATCGCTTTGCGGAATATTTTTATAAAGAAGGTAAAGGGAATATCTACAAGGAAGTTTGGCCACTAAAAGCCAATGGTGAGGTGCAATCGGATGCTGAACTTATCAATGCTTTAAAAACGAATGAAGAGCAGCAAGATATTGGCTTAATCAAAGAATTTGGTCAAGCAATTGCGGCTTCTAACGCATCAAATAACAAAGATGTAGTAAGAAAGTATATGAAAATCAATGAGTTGATGTCATACGTTGTAGTCGATAGAGCCATTCGGCATGACGACGGCCCGTTTCATTGGTATTGTAACAATGAAACCGTCAATTCCTGCACAAACCACAATTACTACTGGTTTGAAGATAAAAAAAATAGAAAAATGCACCTCATTCCATGGGATATGGACGGCACGTTTGAACATGTAATCAAAAATGCGAATGAATATACGTCTTTGGCGGATAAATGGGGTGGGACATCGAATAACTGCCTACCTTTTGCCAAAGGAAGTGGTAATTTAAAACACCGTTCAGCTGCTTGTGAAAAACTGACAGCAGCATGGGTTGCTTTTGATCAGGAATATGCTTCCATCAAAAGCGATTTTCAGACTAATTTCGTTTCAAATGATAAAATACTTACCCAGTTAGACAAATGGGCAAAGCAAATTGAACCGTACATTATTGAAGCAGATAACATTCATAATAAAGACATTATGTATGCTGCAAATAAAAGAACAACGACACTTCTTGTTTGGCAAAATGCAACAAATACTTTGAGAAGCCAAGTAAAAGCCATTCAATGA